The proteins below are encoded in one region of Homo sapiens chromosome 2, GRCh38.p14 Primary Assembly:
- the OSGEPL1 gene encoding tRNA N6-adenosine threonylcarbamoyltransferase, mitochondrial isoform 4 (isoform 4 is encoded by transcript variant 17) has product MLILTKTAGVFFKPSKRKVYEFLRSFNFHPGTLFLHKIVLGIETSCDDTAAAVVDETGNVLGEAIHSQTEVHLKTGGIVPPAAQQLHRENIQRIVQEALSASGVSPSDLSAIATTIKPGLALSLGVGLSFSLQLVGQLKKPFIPIHHMEAHALTIRLTNKVEFPFLVLLISGGHCLLALVQGVSDFLLLGKSLDIAPGDMLDKVARRLSLIKHPECSTMSGGKAIEHLAKQGNRFHFDIKPPLHHAKNCDFSFTGLQHVTDKIIMKKEKEEGIEKGQILSSAADIAATVQHTMACHLVKRTHRAILFCKQRDLLPQNNAVLVASGGVASNFYIRRALEILTNATQCTLLCPPPRLCTDNGIMIAWNGIERLRAGLGILHDIEGIRYEPKVSLSDLSWSTVARSQLTATLTS; this is encoded by the exons ATGCTAATCTTGACTAAgactgcaggagttttttttaaaccatcaaaaaggaaagtttatgaatttttaagaagttttaattttcatcCTGGAACACTATTTCTTCATAAAATAGTATTGGGAATTGAAACTAGTTGTGATGATACAGCAGCTGCTGtggtggatgaaactggaaatgtGTTGGGAGAAGCAATACATTCCCAAACTGAAGTTCATTTAAA aacaGGTGGGATTGTTCCTCCAGCAGCTCAACAGCTTCACAGAGAAAATATTCAACGAATAGTACAAGAAGCTCTTTCTGCCAGTGGAGTCTCTCCAAGTGACCTCTCAGCAATTGCAACTACCATAAAACCAGGACTTGCTTTAAGCCTGGGAGTGGGCTTATCATTTAGCTTACAGCTGGTAGGACAGTTAAAAAAGCCATTCATTCCCATTCATCATATGGAGGCTCATGCACTTACTATTAGGTTGACCAATAAagtagaatttccttttttagttcttttgatTTCTGGAGGTCACTGTCTGTTGGCATTAGTTCAAGGAGTTTCAGATTTTCTGCTTCTTGGAAAGTCTTTGGACATAGCACCAGGTGACATGCTTGACAAG GTGGCAAGAAGACTTTCTTTAATAAAACATCCAGAGTGCTCCACCATGAGTGGTGGGAAAGCCATAGAACATTTGGCCAAACAAGGAAATAGATTTCATTTTGACATCAAACCTCCCTTGCATCATGCtaaaaattgtgatttttcttttactggACTTCAACACGTTactgataaaataataatgaaaaaggaaaaagaggaag GTATTGAGAAGGGGCAAATCCTGTCTTCAGCAGCAGACATTGCTGCCACAGTACAGCACACAATGGCATGTCATCTTGTGAAAAGAACACATCGGGCTATTCTGTTTTGTAAGCAGAGAGACTTGTTACCTCAAAATAATGCAGTACTG GTTGCATCTGGTGGTGTCGCAAGTAACTTCTATATCCGCAGAGCTCTGGAAATTTTAACAAATGCAACACAGTGCACTTTGTTGTGTCCTCCTCCCAGACTATGCACTGATAATGGCATTATGATTGCATG GAATGGTATTGAAAGACTACGTGCTGGCTTGGGCATTTTACATGACATAGAAGGCATCCGCTATGAACCAAA
- the OSGEPL1 gene encoding tRNA N6-adenosine threonylcarbamoyltransferase, mitochondrial isoform 3 (isoform 3 is encoded by transcript variant 12): MEAHALTIRLTNKVEFPFLVLLISGGHCLLALVQGVSDFLLLGKSLDIAPGDMLDKVARRLSLIKHPECSTMSGGKAIEHLAKQGNRFHFDIKPPLHHAKNCDFSFTGLQHVTDKIIMKKEKEEGIEKGQILSSAADIAATVQHTMACHLVKRTHRAILFCKQRDLLPQNNAVLVASGGVASNFYIRRALEILTNATQCTLLCPPPRLCTDNGIMIAWNGIERLRAGLGILHDIEGIRYEPKCPLGVDISKEVGEASIKVPQLKMEI; encoded by the exons ATGGAGGCTCATGCACTTACTATTAGGTTGACCAATAAagtagaatttccttttttagttcttttgatTTCTGGAGGTCACTGTCTGTTGGCATTAGTTCAAGGAGTTTCAGATTTTCTGCTTCTTGGAAAGTCTTTGGACATAGCACCAGGTGACATGCTTGACAAG GTGGCAAGAAGACTTTCTTTAATAAAACATCCAGAGTGCTCCACCATGAGTGGTGGGAAAGCCATAGAACATTTGGCCAAACAAGGAAATAGATTTCATTTTGACATCAAACCTCCCTTGCATCATGCtaaaaattgtgatttttcttttactggACTTCAACACGTTactgataaaataataatgaaaaaggaaaaagaggaag GTATTGAGAAGGGGCAAATCCTGTCTTCAGCAGCAGACATTGCTGCCACAGTACAGCACACAATGGCATGTCATCTTGTGAAAAGAACACATCGGGCTATTCTGTTTTGTAAGCAGAGAGACTTGTTACCTCAAAATAATGCAGTACTG GTTGCATCTGGTGGTGTCGCAAGTAACTTCTATATCCGCAGAGCTCTGGAAATTTTAACAAATGCAACACAGTGCACTTTGTTGTGTCCTCCTCCCAGACTATGCACTGATAATGGCATTATGATTGCATG GAATGGTATTGAAAGACTACGTGCTGGCTTGGGCATTTTACATGACATAGAAGGCATCCGCTATGAACCAAA
- the OSGEPL1 gene encoding tRNA N6-adenosine threonylcarbamoyltransferase, mitochondrial isoform 5 (isoform 5 is encoded by transcript variant 18) translates to MLILTKTAGVFFKPSKRKVYEFLRSFNFHPGTLFLHKIVLGIETSCDDTAAAVVDETGNVLGEAIHSQTEVHLKTGGIVPPAAQQLHRENIQRIVQEALSASGVSPSDLSAIATTIKPGLALSLGVGLSFSLQLVGQLKKPFIPIHHMEAHALTIRLTNKVEFPFLVLLISGGHCLLALVQGVSDFLLLGKSLDIAPGDMLDKVARRLSLIKHPECSTMSGGKAIEHLAKQGNRFHFDIKPPLHHAKNCDFSFTGLQHVTDKIIMKKEKEEGIEKGQILSSAADIAATVQHTMACHLVKRTHRAILFCKQRDLLPQNNAVLVASGGVASNFYIRRALEILTNATQCTLLCPPPRLCTDNGIMIAWNGIERLRAGLGILHDIEGIRYEPKDRLLPCCPGWS, encoded by the exons ATGCTAATCTTGACTAAgactgcaggagttttttttaaaccatcaaaaaggaaagtttatgaatttttaagaagttttaattttcatcCTGGAACACTATTTCTTCATAAAATAGTATTGGGAATTGAAACTAGTTGTGATGATACAGCAGCTGCTGtggtggatgaaactggaaatgtGTTGGGAGAAGCAATACATTCCCAAACTGAAGTTCATTTAAA aacaGGTGGGATTGTTCCTCCAGCAGCTCAACAGCTTCACAGAGAAAATATTCAACGAATAGTACAAGAAGCTCTTTCTGCCAGTGGAGTCTCTCCAAGTGACCTCTCAGCAATTGCAACTACCATAAAACCAGGACTTGCTTTAAGCCTGGGAGTGGGCTTATCATTTAGCTTACAGCTGGTAGGACAGTTAAAAAAGCCATTCATTCCCATTCATCATATGGAGGCTCATGCACTTACTATTAGGTTGACCAATAAagtagaatttccttttttagttcttttgatTTCTGGAGGTCACTGTCTGTTGGCATTAGTTCAAGGAGTTTCAGATTTTCTGCTTCTTGGAAAGTCTTTGGACATAGCACCAGGTGACATGCTTGACAAG GTGGCAAGAAGACTTTCTTTAATAAAACATCCAGAGTGCTCCACCATGAGTGGTGGGAAAGCCATAGAACATTTGGCCAAACAAGGAAATAGATTTCATTTTGACATCAAACCTCCCTTGCATCATGCtaaaaattgtgatttttcttttactggACTTCAACACGTTactgataaaataataatgaaaaaggaaaaagaggaag GTATTGAGAAGGGGCAAATCCTGTCTTCAGCAGCAGACATTGCTGCCACAGTACAGCACACAATGGCATGTCATCTTGTGAAAAGAACACATCGGGCTATTCTGTTTTGTAAGCAGAGAGACTTGTTACCTCAAAATAATGCAGTACTG GTTGCATCTGGTGGTGTCGCAAGTAACTTCTATATCCGCAGAGCTCTGGAAATTTTAACAAATGCAACACAGTGCACTTTGTTGTGTCCTCCTCCCAGACTATGCACTGATAATGGCATTATGATTGCATG GAATGGTATTGAAAGACTACGTGCTGGCTTGGGCATTTTACATGACATAGAAGGCATCCGCTATGAACCAAA
- the OSGEPL1 gene encoding tRNA N6-adenosine threonylcarbamoyltransferase, mitochondrial isoform 7 (isoform 7 is encoded by transcript variant 20), whose translation MLILTKTAGVFFKPSKRKVYEFLRSFNFHPGTLFLHKIVLGIETSCDDTAAAVVDETGNVLGEAIHSQTEVHLKTGGIVPPAAQQLHRENIQRIVQEALSASGVSPSDLSAIATTIKPGLALSLGVGLSFSLQLVGQLKKPFIPIHHMEAHALTIRLTNKVEFPFLVLLISGGHCLLALVQGVSDFLLLGKSLDIAPGDMLDKVARRLSLIKHPECSTMSGGKAIEHLAKQGNRFHFDIKPPLHHAKNCDFSFTGLQHVTDKIIMKKEKEEGIEKGQILSSAADIAATVQHTMACHLVKRTHRAILFCKQRDLLPQNNAVLVASGGVASNFYIRRALEILTNATQCTLLCPPPRLCTDNGIMIA comes from the exons ATGCTAATCTTGACTAAgactgcaggagttttttttaaaccatcaaaaaggaaagtttatgaatttttaagaagttttaattttcatcCTGGAACACTATTTCTTCATAAAATAGTATTGGGAATTGAAACTAGTTGTGATGATACAGCAGCTGCTGtggtggatgaaactggaaatgtGTTGGGAGAAGCAATACATTCCCAAACTGAAGTTCATTTAAA aacaGGTGGGATTGTTCCTCCAGCAGCTCAACAGCTTCACAGAGAAAATATTCAACGAATAGTACAAGAAGCTCTTTCTGCCAGTGGAGTCTCTCCAAGTGACCTCTCAGCAATTGCAACTACCATAAAACCAGGACTTGCTTTAAGCCTGGGAGTGGGCTTATCATTTAGCTTACAGCTGGTAGGACAGTTAAAAAAGCCATTCATTCCCATTCATCATATGGAGGCTCATGCACTTACTATTAGGTTGACCAATAAagtagaatttccttttttagttcttttgatTTCTGGAGGTCACTGTCTGTTGGCATTAGTTCAAGGAGTTTCAGATTTTCTGCTTCTTGGAAAGTCTTTGGACATAGCACCAGGTGACATGCTTGACAAG GTGGCAAGAAGACTTTCTTTAATAAAACATCCAGAGTGCTCCACCATGAGTGGTGGGAAAGCCATAGAACATTTGGCCAAACAAGGAAATAGATTTCATTTTGACATCAAACCTCCCTTGCATCATGCtaaaaattgtgatttttcttttactggACTTCAACACGTTactgataaaataataatgaaaaaggaaaaagaggaag GTATTGAGAAGGGGCAAATCCTGTCTTCAGCAGCAGACATTGCTGCCACAGTACAGCACACAATGGCATGTCATCTTGTGAAAAGAACACATCGGGCTATTCTGTTTTGTAAGCAGAGAGACTTGTTACCTCAAAATAATGCAGTACTG GTTGCATCTGGTGGTGTCGCAAGTAACTTCTATATCCGCAGAGCTCTGGAAATTTTAACAAATGCAACACAGTGCACTTTGTTGTGTCCTCCTCCCAGACTATGCACTGATAATGGCATTATGATTGCATG
- the OSGEPL1 gene encoding tRNA N6-adenosine threonylcarbamoyltransferase, mitochondrial isoform X1, with amino-acid sequence MKVSGIIYRVSMLILTKTAGVFFKPSKRKVYEFLRSFNFHPGTLFLHKIVLGIETSCDDTAAAVVDETGNVLGEAIHSQTEVHLKTGGIVPPAAQQLHRENIQRIVQEALSASGVSPSDLSAIATTIKPGLALSLGVGLSFSLQLVGQLKKPFIPIHHMEAHALTIRLTNKVEFPFLVLLISGGHCLLALVQGVSDFLLLGKSLDIAPGDMLDKVARRLSLIKHPECSTMSGGKAIEHLAKQGNRFHFDIKPPLHHAKNCDFSFTGLQHVTDKIIMKKEKEEGIEKGQILSSAADIAATVQHTMACHLVKRTHRAILFCKQRDLLPQNNAVLVASGGVASNFYIRRALEILTNATQCTLLCPPPRLCTDNGIMIAWNGIERLRAGLGILHDIEGIRYEPKCPLGVDISKEVGEASIKVPQLKMEI; translated from the exons ATGAAAGTATCAG GAATTATCTATAGAGTAAGTATGCTAATCTTGACTAAgactgcaggagttttttttaaaccatcaaaaaggaaagtttatgaatttttaagaagttttaattttcatcCTGGAACACTATTTCTTCATAAAATAGTATTGGGAATTGAAACTAGTTGTGATGATACAGCAGCTGCTGtggtggatgaaactggaaatgtGTTGGGAGAAGCAATACATTCCCAAACTGAAGTTCATTTAAA aacaGGTGGGATTGTTCCTCCAGCAGCTCAACAGCTTCACAGAGAAAATATTCAACGAATAGTACAAGAAGCTCTTTCTGCCAGTGGAGTCTCTCCAAGTGACCTCTCAGCAATTGCAACTACCATAAAACCAGGACTTGCTTTAAGCCTGGGAGTGGGCTTATCATTTAGCTTACAGCTGGTAGGACAGTTAAAAAAGCCATTCATTCCCATTCATCATATGGAGGCTCATGCACTTACTATTAGGTTGACCAATAAagtagaatttccttttttagttcttttgatTTCTGGAGGTCACTGTCTGTTGGCATTAGTTCAAGGAGTTTCAGATTTTCTGCTTCTTGGAAAGTCTTTGGACATAGCACCAGGTGACATGCTTGACAAG GTGGCAAGAAGACTTTCTTTAATAAAACATCCAGAGTGCTCCACCATGAGTGGTGGGAAAGCCATAGAACATTTGGCCAAACAAGGAAATAGATTTCATTTTGACATCAAACCTCCCTTGCATCATGCtaaaaattgtgatttttcttttactggACTTCAACACGTTactgataaaataataatgaaaaaggaaaaagaggaag GTATTGAGAAGGGGCAAATCCTGTCTTCAGCAGCAGACATTGCTGCCACAGTACAGCACACAATGGCATGTCATCTTGTGAAAAGAACACATCGGGCTATTCTGTTTTGTAAGCAGAGAGACTTGTTACCTCAAAATAATGCAGTACTG GTTGCATCTGGTGGTGTCGCAAGTAACTTCTATATCCGCAGAGCTCTGGAAATTTTAACAAATGCAACACAGTGCACTTTGTTGTGTCCTCCTCCCAGACTATGCACTGATAATGGCATTATGATTGCATG GAATGGTATTGAAAGACTACGTGCTGGCTTGGGCATTTTACATGACATAGAAGGCATCCGCTATGAACCAAA
- the OSGEPL1 gene encoding tRNA N6-adenosine threonylcarbamoyltransferase, mitochondrial isoform 1 (isoform 1 is encoded by transcript variant 5), with the protein MLILTKTAGVFFKPSKRKVYEFLRSFNFHPGTLFLHKIVLGIETSCDDTAAAVVDETGNVLGEAIHSQTEVHLKTGGIVPPAAQQLHRENIQRIVQEALSASGVSPSDLSAIATTIKPGLALSLGVGLSFSLQLVGQLKKPFIPIHHMEAHALTIRLTNKVEFPFLVLLISGGHCLLALVQGVSDFLLLGKSLDIAPGDMLDKVARRLSLIKHPECSTMSGGKAIEHLAKQGNRFHFDIKPPLHHAKNCDFSFTGLQHVTDKIIMKKEKEEGIEKGQILSSAADIAATVQHTMACHLVKRTHRAILFCKQRDLLPQNNAVLVASGGVASNFYIRRALEILTNATQCTLLCPPPRLCTDNGIMIAWNGIERLRAGLGILHDIEGIRYEPKCPLGVDISKEVGEASIKVPQLKMEI; encoded by the exons ATGCTAATCTTGACTAAgactgcaggagttttttttaaaccatcaaaaaggaaagtttatgaatttttaagaagttttaattttcatcCTGGAACACTATTTCTTCATAAAATAGTATTGGGAATTGAAACTAGTTGTGATGATACAGCAGCTGCTGtggtggatgaaactggaaatgtGTTGGGAGAAGCAATACATTCCCAAACTGAAGTTCATTTAAA aacaGGTGGGATTGTTCCTCCAGCAGCTCAACAGCTTCACAGAGAAAATATTCAACGAATAGTACAAGAAGCTCTTTCTGCCAGTGGAGTCTCTCCAAGTGACCTCTCAGCAATTGCAACTACCATAAAACCAGGACTTGCTTTAAGCCTGGGAGTGGGCTTATCATTTAGCTTACAGCTGGTAGGACAGTTAAAAAAGCCATTCATTCCCATTCATCATATGGAGGCTCATGCACTTACTATTAGGTTGACCAATAAagtagaatttccttttttagttcttttgatTTCTGGAGGTCACTGTCTGTTGGCATTAGTTCAAGGAGTTTCAGATTTTCTGCTTCTTGGAAAGTCTTTGGACATAGCACCAGGTGACATGCTTGACAAG GTGGCAAGAAGACTTTCTTTAATAAAACATCCAGAGTGCTCCACCATGAGTGGTGGGAAAGCCATAGAACATTTGGCCAAACAAGGAAATAGATTTCATTTTGACATCAAACCTCCCTTGCATCATGCtaaaaattgtgatttttcttttactggACTTCAACACGTTactgataaaataataatgaaaaaggaaaaagaggaag GTATTGAGAAGGGGCAAATCCTGTCTTCAGCAGCAGACATTGCTGCCACAGTACAGCACACAATGGCATGTCATCTTGTGAAAAGAACACATCGGGCTATTCTGTTTTGTAAGCAGAGAGACTTGTTACCTCAAAATAATGCAGTACTG GTTGCATCTGGTGGTGTCGCAAGTAACTTCTATATCCGCAGAGCTCTGGAAATTTTAACAAATGCAACACAGTGCACTTTGTTGTGTCCTCCTCCCAGACTATGCACTGATAATGGCATTATGATTGCATG GAATGGTATTGAAAGACTACGTGCTGGCTTGGGCATTTTACATGACATAGAAGGCATCCGCTATGAACCAAA
- the OSGEPL1 gene encoding tRNA N6-adenosine threonylcarbamoyltransferase, mitochondrial isoform 6 (isoform 6 is encoded by transcript variant 19) → MLILTKTAGVFFKPSKRKVYEFLRSFNFHPGTLFLHKIVLGIETSCDDTAAAVVDETGNVLGEAIHSQTEVHLKTGGIVPPAAQQLHRENIQRIVQEALSASGVSPSDLSAIATTIKPGLALSLGVGLSFSLQLVGQLKKPFIPIHHMEAHALTIRLTNKVEFPFLVLLISGGHCLLALVQGVSDFLLLGKSLDIAPGDMLDKVARRLSLIKHPECSTMSGGKAIEHLAKQGNRFHFDIKPPLHHAKNCDFSFTGLQHVTDKIIMKKEKEEGIEKGQILSSAADIAATVQHTMACHLVKRTHRAILFCKQRDLLPQNNAVLVASGGVASNFYIRRALEILTNATQCTLLCPPPRLCTDNGIMIAWVSLSDLSWSTVARSQLTATLTS, encoded by the exons ATGCTAATCTTGACTAAgactgcaggagttttttttaaaccatcaaaaaggaaagtttatgaatttttaagaagttttaattttcatcCTGGAACACTATTTCTTCATAAAATAGTATTGGGAATTGAAACTAGTTGTGATGATACAGCAGCTGCTGtggtggatgaaactggaaatgtGTTGGGAGAAGCAATACATTCCCAAACTGAAGTTCATTTAAA aacaGGTGGGATTGTTCCTCCAGCAGCTCAACAGCTTCACAGAGAAAATATTCAACGAATAGTACAAGAAGCTCTTTCTGCCAGTGGAGTCTCTCCAAGTGACCTCTCAGCAATTGCAACTACCATAAAACCAGGACTTGCTTTAAGCCTGGGAGTGGGCTTATCATTTAGCTTACAGCTGGTAGGACAGTTAAAAAAGCCATTCATTCCCATTCATCATATGGAGGCTCATGCACTTACTATTAGGTTGACCAATAAagtagaatttccttttttagttcttttgatTTCTGGAGGTCACTGTCTGTTGGCATTAGTTCAAGGAGTTTCAGATTTTCTGCTTCTTGGAAAGTCTTTGGACATAGCACCAGGTGACATGCTTGACAAG GTGGCAAGAAGACTTTCTTTAATAAAACATCCAGAGTGCTCCACCATGAGTGGTGGGAAAGCCATAGAACATTTGGCCAAACAAGGAAATAGATTTCATTTTGACATCAAACCTCCCTTGCATCATGCtaaaaattgtgatttttcttttactggACTTCAACACGTTactgataaaataataatgaaaaaggaaaaagaggaag GTATTGAGAAGGGGCAAATCCTGTCTTCAGCAGCAGACATTGCTGCCACAGTACAGCACACAATGGCATGTCATCTTGTGAAAAGAACACATCGGGCTATTCTGTTTTGTAAGCAGAGAGACTTGTTACCTCAAAATAATGCAGTACTG GTTGCATCTGGTGGTGTCGCAAGTAACTTCTATATCCGCAGAGCTCTGGAAATTTTAACAAATGCAACACAGTGCACTTTGTTGTGTCCTCCTCCCAGACTATGCACTGATAATGGCATTATGATTGCATG